The Sorangiineae bacterium MSr11367 genome window below encodes:
- the nadC gene encoding carboxylating nicotinate-nucleotide diphosphorylase, with product MSFELPGVALDKIVDIALYEDLSAGDLTTEACIDAEADAVAHAVARKELVVCGGPVFRRVFQRVHPLLEVFDGAREGELVKAGTKLWTVQGRARAILMGERTALNLVQRMSGIATTTRSYVDALPPGSPTRITDTRKTTPGLRVLERYAVRAGGGRNHRDNLGSAVLIKDNHVAACGGVAAAIRRARDRAPHTCRIECEVDSLAQLDEALEAGADIVLLDNMSTEDVAEGVRRARGKAIVEASGGITLPRITELARAGVDAISVGALTHSAAAADIGLDFE from the coding sequence ATGTCTTTCGAACTACCCGGCGTGGCGCTCGACAAAATCGTAGACATCGCTCTGTACGAGGATCTCTCGGCGGGGGATCTCACCACGGAAGCCTGCATCGATGCCGAGGCCGACGCGGTGGCGCATGCGGTGGCGCGCAAGGAGCTCGTGGTTTGCGGGGGCCCGGTGTTCCGGCGCGTCTTTCAGCGTGTGCACCCGTTGCTCGAGGTGTTCGATGGGGCTCGAGAAGGGGAGCTCGTCAAAGCGGGGACGAAGCTGTGGACCGTGCAGGGCCGGGCGCGTGCGATCCTCATGGGCGAGCGCACGGCGCTCAATCTGGTGCAGCGCATGAGCGGGATCGCCACGACCACGCGTAGCTACGTGGATGCCCTGCCGCCGGGAAGCCCGACGCGCATCACGGATACGCGAAAGACCACACCGGGGTTGCGCGTGCTGGAGCGCTACGCGGTGCGGGCCGGCGGCGGGCGGAACCATCGGGACAATCTCGGCTCGGCGGTGTTGATCAAGGACAACCACGTGGCCGCGTGCGGCGGGGTCGCCGCGGCCATTCGGCGTGCGCGCGACCGTGCGCCGCACACGTGCCGCATCGAGTGCGAAGTCGATTCCCTCGCCCAGCTCGACGAAGCCCTCGAGGCGGGCGCCGACATCGTGCTCCTCGACAACATGTCCACCGAGGACGTGGCCGAGGGCGTCCGCCGTGCGCGCGGCAAGGCCATCGTCGAAGCCTCGGGCGGCATCACCCTGCCGCGCATCACCGAGCTAGCGCGCGCGGGGGTGGATGCCATTTCCGTCGGCGCCCTCACGCACTCCGCGGCGGCCGCCGACATCGGGCTCGATTTCGAGTAA
- a CDS encoding YihY/virulence factor BrkB family protein encodes MAIKKLIDLFSEAGVRWSDDKCHRMGASLAYYALFSLFPLLMLAVTGLGFFLGDDEATRAKIVQSFANTGAPGAQSLIDQTLANMQTHQTARGISTVVGIVAFVLSASAVFSELDTSLNKIWRCEERPSGTIVQSLLATVRDKAMAMLLVLGAALFLLVSLVASTVLSALTDSARDALPIAWGWTLFEHAISIGFLTFFFAALFRVVPDCHAKWRDVLGGGLLTAIAFTLVKRLLTLYLTTVASYSAYGAVGAVLALLTWIYLVSLLVFYGAEFARVYAERYGSLASPTEERHDERGPVAEQRQEPKHRPEAHLLP; translated from the coding sequence ATGGCCATCAAGAAGCTCATCGACCTCTTCTCCGAGGCGGGCGTCCGCTGGAGCGACGACAAGTGCCACCGCATGGGCGCATCCCTGGCGTACTACGCGCTCTTCTCGCTTTTTCCCCTTCTGATGCTCGCGGTGACGGGCCTGGGGTTCTTCCTCGGCGACGACGAAGCCACGCGCGCCAAGATCGTCCAGTCGTTCGCCAACACGGGGGCGCCCGGGGCGCAGAGCCTCATCGATCAAACCTTGGCCAACATGCAGACGCACCAGACCGCGCGCGGCATCAGCACCGTGGTCGGTATCGTGGCCTTCGTGCTCTCGGCCAGCGCGGTCTTCAGCGAGCTCGATACGTCGCTCAACAAGATATGGCGATGCGAGGAGCGCCCCAGCGGCACCATCGTGCAATCCCTTCTCGCGACGGTGCGCGACAAGGCCATGGCGATGCTCCTCGTGCTCGGTGCCGCGCTTTTTCTGCTGGTTTCGCTGGTCGCCAGCACCGTGCTGTCGGCGCTCACCGACAGTGCGCGCGACGCACTTCCCATCGCCTGGGGGTGGACGCTGTTCGAACATGCCATCTCGATCGGCTTTCTCACCTTCTTCTTCGCGGCGCTCTTTCGGGTCGTCCCCGATTGCCACGCCAAATGGCGCGACGTCCTTGGCGGAGGACTCCTCACCGCCATCGCCTTCACCTTGGTGAAGCGCTTGCTCACGCTGTACCTGACCACCGTCGCGAGCTACAGCGCGTACGGGGCCGTCGGCGCCGTGCTGGCGCTTCTCACCTGGATCTACCTGGTGAGCCTTCTCGTGTTTTACGGGGCCGAGTTCGCCCGCGTCTATGCCGAGCGGTATGGCAGCCTTGCCTCACCGACCGAGGAACGACACGACGAGCGCGGCCCCGTAGCCGAACAGCGCCAGGAGCCAAAGCACCGCCCTGAGGCGCATTTGCTCCCGTAG
- a CDS encoding HAD-IB family hydrolase, translated as MPRAALFDLDRTLVRKETASLYVRYQRSIGEATWRDAARMSLWVAQYTLGVIDAAQVAAKAMRTLAGMPETVMAARCDDWFRRYVEEHVCDRGRAAVAEHHARGDIVAIVTGGSPYGARPLARRLGIEHVVASELEVGPDGRFTGRPIEPLAYGHGKVIRTTALAAVLGFRVEESVFYTDSYTDLPLLEAVAEQVVVNPDPRLSRIARRRGWRIETW; from the coding sequence ATGCCCCGCGCCGCCCTCTTCGACTTGGACCGTACCCTGGTGCGCAAAGAGACCGCCAGCCTGTACGTTCGCTATCAGCGCAGCATCGGCGAGGCCACCTGGCGTGACGCCGCGCGCATGTCCCTCTGGGTTGCGCAGTACACCTTGGGGGTCATCGACGCGGCCCAGGTGGCGGCCAAAGCGATGCGCACCCTCGCAGGGATGCCCGAGACCGTGATGGCCGCCCGCTGCGACGATTGGTTTCGCCGCTACGTGGAGGAGCACGTGTGCGATCGCGGCCGCGCCGCCGTCGCCGAGCACCATGCGCGCGGCGACATCGTGGCCATCGTCACCGGAGGCTCACCCTACGGAGCGCGCCCGCTCGCGCGCCGGTTGGGCATCGAGCATGTCGTCGCGAGCGAGCTCGAGGTCGGCCCCGACGGCCGTTTCACCGGCCGCCCCATCGAGCCGTTGGCGTACGGCCACGGCAAGGTAATCCGCACCACCGCCTTGGCCGCGGTTCTCGGCTTCCGCGTCGAAGAATCGGTCTTCTACACCGACTCGTACACCGATCTCCCCTTGCTCGAAGCCGTCGCCGAGCAGGTCGTCGTCAACCCCGACCCCCGCCTCTCGCGCATCGCCCGCCGCCGCGGCTGGCGCATCGAGACGTGGTGA
- a CDS encoding serine/threonine protein kinase, translated as MRPVPNESKIPSGTLLVGKYRVTREIGRGGMAAVYEAEQTTLNKKVAVKVLAAELSASSIVIERFFREARAAASVRSPYIVDVYDSGRLEDGRPFICMELLEGESLYDRMARLRLIDPETTVRIITQCAKGLAKAHAAGIVHRDLKPENIFITKSEEGGEISKLLDFGLAKFYAPVAPDVKTARLTREGAVFGTPAYMSPEQVKGQGSVDHRADLWALGCMAFECLIGRPVWNTEQGVAMTFAAIATAPIPVPSKLRPDLPHSFDEWFFKALERDPDHRFQDAKELSDALSQAFNVQTVVRRTQASFMNDVSDIEATVALPSRAAQASGGVVRAAYAGGGMDLPIVDGAATDYLKEAGSTARRAALRADQAGAFASGPGVGSSGQVMGQGGTSVPDLNGRTPSMQSSSQVLPPPPPSAFRWLLSSALLVGGSVAAFIVWTHVLRPQVYTPIVASTATAAPAAPSGSPSSTPPPDEPKWLTAMADGQRLFAAGDVPGALRRLKEAQDLASLLPGSTPGVWAPRGLADQIKAIPVSAHGGSRNICSPVAFGHPRFGVSNIGRPAITPVDKGTLVAWTDDHEEAGHFHIYSVVLDEVGRPRSVPRDLTPEATDVVRPGLLTVNDRAVLYYWDKSGNEPGVRVRWIDPNGRIGGASVLVGADGAGNFYPAMDRAPDGFYVAWQDARDHEGDDLFLRKLSNDLEPQGNEIRLTDYPSIGKSTASAKLPAIAIASNAVFVVYKLEREPQHMIARMRLKLGSTELQKGLEERTGPASPKGGLDRELGDVALVNEDPRLPGDSPVIVCGAEGCFVAWHGEKGGAYAAMVEPAGGRVLWRKKLGEKSYRPSLAVGTDGVVQIAYFDSGRVKMAQLTRDGVGVASVIGKVLGDQPRPAIAPGHSKGEWSLVWQDFEAGHTEAYAARVSCKP; from the coding sequence ATGCGCCCTGTTCCCAACGAGTCGAAGATCCCTTCTGGGACCCTGCTGGTCGGGAAGTATCGCGTTACCCGGGAGATCGGGCGCGGCGGTATGGCCGCGGTGTACGAGGCTGAGCAGACCACCCTGAACAAAAAGGTGGCGGTCAAGGTGCTCGCCGCGGAACTTTCCGCCTCCAGCATCGTCATCGAGCGTTTCTTCCGCGAGGCGCGCGCCGCCGCCAGCGTACGCAGCCCGTACATCGTGGACGTGTACGATTCCGGCCGGCTCGAGGATGGCCGCCCCTTCATCTGCATGGAGTTGCTCGAGGGCGAGTCGCTCTACGATCGCATGGCGCGCCTTCGCCTCATCGATCCCGAGACCACCGTGCGCATCATCACGCAGTGTGCGAAGGGACTCGCCAAAGCGCACGCCGCCGGCATCGTCCACCGCGACCTGAAGCCGGAGAACATCTTCATCACCAAGTCGGAAGAGGGCGGCGAGATCAGCAAGCTGCTCGACTTCGGGCTCGCCAAGTTTTACGCGCCGGTCGCGCCCGACGTGAAGACGGCGCGCCTCACGCGCGAGGGCGCGGTGTTCGGAACGCCCGCGTACATGTCGCCCGAGCAGGTGAAGGGCCAAGGCTCCGTCGATCATCGGGCCGATCTCTGGGCCCTGGGCTGCATGGCCTTCGAGTGCCTCATTGGGCGCCCGGTCTGGAACACCGAGCAGGGTGTGGCGATGACCTTCGCGGCGATTGCGACCGCGCCCATCCCCGTGCCGTCGAAGCTGCGGCCGGACCTGCCGCATTCGTTCGACGAGTGGTTCTTCAAGGCCCTCGAGCGCGATCCCGATCACCGGTTCCAGGACGCCAAAGAGCTCTCCGACGCGCTCTCGCAAGCCTTCAACGTGCAGACCGTCGTACGGCGCACGCAGGCGTCGTTCATGAACGACGTGAGCGACATCGAGGCGACCGTCGCGCTTCCGTCGCGTGCGGCGCAGGCCAGCGGCGGCGTGGTGCGGGCGGCCTACGCGGGCGGCGGGATGGATCTGCCCATCGTGGATGGAGCCGCGACCGACTACCTGAAAGAGGCAGGCAGCACCGCGCGGCGTGCCGCGCTGCGCGCCGATCAGGCGGGGGCCTTCGCGAGCGGTCCGGGCGTCGGGTCGTCGGGTCAGGTGATGGGGCAGGGCGGTACCAGCGTGCCGGATTTGAACGGGCGCACGCCGTCGATGCAATCGTCGTCGCAGGTCCTTCCCCCACCGCCACCGTCGGCGTTTCGATGGCTCTTGTCGTCGGCGTTGCTCGTCGGTGGCTCGGTGGCCGCGTTCATCGTGTGGACGCACGTGCTGCGGCCGCAGGTCTACACGCCGATCGTCGCGTCGACGGCCACGGCGGCACCGGCCGCGCCCTCGGGCAGCCCCTCGAGCACCCCGCCGCCGGATGAACCGAAGTGGCTCACCGCCATGGCCGATGGCCAGCGGCTCTTTGCCGCGGGCGACGTGCCGGGGGCGCTTCGAAGGCTCAAAGAAGCGCAAGATCTCGCCTCGCTCCTGCCGGGCAGCACCCCGGGTGTCTGGGCACCGCGCGGCTTGGCCGATCAGATCAAGGCCATCCCCGTATCGGCGCACGGCGGTTCCCGGAACATTTGCAGCCCCGTGGCCTTTGGGCATCCGCGGTTCGGGGTGAGCAACATCGGCCGTCCGGCGATCACCCCCGTCGACAAGGGCACCTTGGTGGCGTGGACCGACGACCACGAGGAAGCGGGCCACTTCCACATCTACTCGGTGGTGCTCGACGAAGTGGGCCGTCCCCGCTCGGTGCCCCGCGATCTCACGCCGGAGGCGACCGACGTCGTGCGTCCCGGCTTGCTCACCGTGAACGACCGCGCCGTCCTCTATTACTGGGACAAGAGCGGCAACGAGCCCGGTGTTCGCGTCCGCTGGATCGATCCCAACGGCCGCATCGGCGGCGCGAGCGTCCTGGTGGGCGCCGACGGCGCGGGCAACTTTTACCCGGCGATGGACCGCGCGCCCGACGGCTTCTACGTGGCCTGGCAGGATGCGCGCGACCACGAGGGCGACGACCTTTTCCTGCGCAAGCTGTCCAACGATTTGGAGCCGCAGGGCAACGAGATCCGCCTCACGGACTATCCGTCCATCGGAAAGAGCACGGCCAGCGCCAAGCTTCCGGCCATCGCCATCGCCAGCAATGCTGTCTTCGTCGTGTACAAACTGGAGCGCGAGCCGCAGCACATGATTGCGCGCATGCGCCTGAAGCTCGGAAGCACCGAGCTGCAGAAGGGCCTCGAGGAGCGCACCGGCCCGGCGAGCCCCAAGGGCGGGCTCGATCGCGAACTGGGCGACGTGGCCCTGGTGAACGAAGACCCGCGTTTGCCGGGCGACTCGCCGGTCATCGTCTGCGGCGCCGAAGGCTGCTTCGTCGCCTGGCACGGCGAAAAGGGCGGCGCCTACGCGGCCATGGTCGAGCCGGCGGGCGGGCGCGTCCTCTGGCGCAAGAAGCTCGGCGAGAAGAGCTACCGTCCCTCCCTGGCCGTCGGCACCGATGGCGTGGTGCAGATTGCCTACTTCGATTCGGGCCGCGTGAAGATGGCCCAGCTCACCCGCGACGGTGTGGGCGTCGCCAGCGTGATCGGCAAAGTGCTGGGCGACCAACCGCGCCCGGCCATCGCGCCCGGCCACTCCAAAGGGGAATGGTCCCTGGTGTGGCAGGACTTCGAAGCCGGCCACACCGAAGCGTACGCCGCCCGCGTCTCGTGCAAGCCCTAG
- a CDS encoding glycosyltransferase family 4 protein: MRIVIAAPVRTIVGGAETYLRALMPALLARGHQVALLYERDAGDPTMHIDRGLDIPRWQTRGESALPAGLIRWQPDVVYAQGLGFSEVEDALLEAYPAALFVHAHRGTCISGSKTHAFPEMRECERTLGPGCLAYYFARRCGGLNPVTTVSLYARERGHRRRMARYRAVFVASRHMEHELVHNGIPGRQIHRNPIPPYEAVPISRPPQERSPTNTILYVGRLVRSKGCHHLIEAMPRVCAKLGRPLRLVVAGSGPAEEEFQAQARRTNADIQFVSWVDARTRQTLMEAADLLVLPTLMPETFGMVGVEAGCAGLPTVAYAMGGVAEWLEPGVSGEFAHADPPTSASLAEAMVRALRDPVHHLRLRNGAWEMARTITSEEHLGRLERVLERISQASEVRVMPKRKFVRLDVVQDYIPSLLEFRAR, from the coding sequence ATGCGAATTGTCATTGCGGCGCCAGTGCGCACGATCGTCGGGGGGGCGGAAACGTATCTGCGCGCCCTCATGCCTGCGCTTTTGGCCCGCGGCCACCAAGTCGCATTGTTGTACGAACGGGATGCGGGCGATCCGACGATGCACATCGATCGGGGGCTCGATATTCCAAGATGGCAAACCCGCGGAGAATCCGCGCTGCCCGCCGGTTTGATTCGATGGCAGCCTGACGTGGTGTATGCGCAGGGATTGGGCTTTTCAGAGGTGGAAGATGCCCTGCTGGAGGCCTATCCCGCAGCGCTTTTCGTGCACGCCCATCGCGGTACGTGCATCAGCGGGTCGAAGACCCATGCCTTTCCCGAGATGCGCGAATGCGAACGCACCTTGGGGCCGGGTTGCCTCGCTTATTACTTTGCCCGCCGGTGCGGTGGCCTCAATCCCGTTACCACCGTGAGCCTCTACGCGCGCGAGCGCGGGCACAGACGCCGTATGGCTCGCTACCGTGCGGTGTTCGTCGCCAGCCGGCACATGGAACACGAGCTCGTGCACAATGGTATCCCGGGCAGGCAGATTCATCGAAATCCGATTCCTCCTTATGAGGCGGTCCCCATTTCCCGCCCTCCGCAAGAGCGGTCTCCGACGAATACCATCTTGTACGTGGGCCGGCTGGTACGGTCGAAGGGGTGCCATCACCTGATCGAGGCCATGCCGCGCGTCTGCGCGAAGCTTGGTCGCCCATTGCGTCTCGTCGTGGCGGGCTCCGGCCCCGCAGAGGAGGAGTTCCAGGCGCAGGCGCGGCGCACGAATGCCGACATCCAGTTCGTGTCGTGGGTCGACGCCCGCACCCGGCAAACCCTCATGGAGGCCGCCGATCTCCTGGTCCTTCCGACGCTCATGCCCGAGACGTTCGGCATGGTCGGTGTCGAAGCCGGATGCGCCGGGCTTCCCACCGTGGCCTATGCCATGGGCGGTGTGGCGGAATGGCTCGAGCCCGGCGTGTCCGGCGAGTTTGCGCACGCCGATCCCCCGACGTCCGCGAGCCTCGCCGAGGCCATGGTGCGCGCGCTCCGCGATCCGGTGCACCATCTTCGCCTCCGCAATGGGGCATGGGAGATGGCGCGAACCATCACCTCCGAGGAGCACCTGGGGCGGCTCGAGCGAGTTCTGGAGCGAATTTCGCAGGCCTCCGAGGTGCGGGTGATGCCGAAGCGCAAATTCGTTCGTCTCGACGTGGTGCAGGACTACATCCCGTCTCTGCTCGAGTTTCGCGCGAGATGA
- a CDS encoding YXWGXW repeat-containing protein, with protein sequence MGKKTAFVSLLAPAVGGTAVGWLFACGPSRLPAPKYVGQDTSALMEVPYPPPPAHTERVPESPAKGAVWLDGEWVWDGRRWSWRQGRWVMAPSNAKFSPWTTVRGHDGTLYFASGVWKDAGGKIIADPKPLLGARTGSSPIVGPEGEPFPTGATIQAIEDAGADGGDRGDKGGKSSKP encoded by the coding sequence GTGGGTAAGAAAACGGCTTTCGTCTCTCTTCTGGCTCCGGCGGTGGGGGGCACCGCAGTGGGATGGCTTTTCGCCTGCGGGCCGTCGCGACTTCCAGCTCCGAAATACGTGGGGCAGGACACCTCGGCGCTGATGGAGGTCCCTTATCCGCCGCCGCCGGCGCACACCGAGCGCGTTCCGGAGTCTCCCGCCAAGGGGGCCGTCTGGCTGGACGGGGAATGGGTCTGGGACGGACGGCGCTGGTCCTGGCGGCAGGGCCGTTGGGTCATGGCTCCGTCCAATGCCAAGTTTTCGCCGTGGACGACCGTGCGCGGGCACGATGGCACGTTGTATTTCGCGTCGGGCGTGTGGAAGGACGCGGGCGGCAAGATCATTGCTGATCCCAAGCCGCTCCTCGGTGCGCGCACGGGGAGCAGCCCCATCGTTGGTCCAGAAGGAGAACCGTTCCCGACCGGGGCCACCATCCAGGCCATCGAGGACGCTGGGGCCGACGGAGGCGACAGAGGAGACAAAGGAGGAAAGAGCAGCAAGCCATGA
- the mrtC gene encoding MrtC family glutamic-type intramembrane protease gives MQALVPERPERPRFDGRALLEALAVALLVTVAVTLASSFLPDKYVASAVGFTFLGGAWWLVLSHDDAKVAHYGLAFGGLVLPGKLDLRRLLGEFARALAWALAFAAITFVPFWFGWRWWWRAGEHFQLHLDSSFANEALGQLLIIALPEEAFYRGYLQTRLDDALPYRVRILGAEVTPGLLVASVIFAVGHFATIRVAPRLAVFFPALVFGWLRARTGGVGASILFHAACNMFSMILGRGYGVY, from the coding sequence GTGCAAGCCCTAGTACCCGAACGCCCCGAACGTCCCCGTTTCGACGGGCGTGCCCTCCTCGAAGCGCTGGCCGTCGCGTTGCTCGTCACGGTGGCGGTGACCTTGGCGTCGTCGTTTCTGCCGGACAAGTACGTGGCGTCCGCCGTGGGCTTCACGTTTCTCGGGGGCGCCTGGTGGCTGGTGCTCTCGCACGACGATGCGAAGGTGGCGCACTACGGTCTTGCGTTCGGCGGCTTGGTGCTACCGGGCAAGCTCGACCTGCGGCGCCTTCTCGGCGAGTTCGCCCGTGCGCTCGCCTGGGCGCTCGCGTTTGCGGCGATCACCTTCGTCCCATTTTGGTTTGGATGGCGCTGGTGGTGGAGGGCGGGGGAACACTTCCAGCTGCACCTGGATTCCAGCTTCGCGAACGAGGCGCTCGGGCAGCTTCTCATCATCGCGCTGCCCGAGGAGGCGTTCTACCGCGGCTATCTCCAGACACGGCTGGACGATGCGCTGCCTTACCGCGTGCGCATCTTGGGCGCGGAGGTGACGCCGGGGCTTTTGGTGGCGAGCGTCATCTTTGCCGTCGGTCATTTTGCCACCATCCGCGTGGCGCCGCGTCTGGCGGTCTTCTTTCCAGCGCTGGTGTTCGGATGGCTCCGGGCCCGTACCGGCGGTGTGGGGGCGAGCATTCTCTTCCACGCCGCATGCAATATGTTTTCGATGATCCTCGGTCGAGGCTATGGAGTCTACTGA
- a CDS encoding four helix bundle protein, translating into MLNSFKDLLVWQKSFDLAVAVYHATRSFPADERFGITAELRKTARSIAYNIAEGYKRPTKADYLRFLGIAAGSGGELETQLLLASRLAYLTSDQSGELLDRCYEVERMLGALVRSLNPKP; encoded by the coding sequence ATGCTCAACTCGTTCAAGGACTTGCTCGTGTGGCAGAAGTCCTTTGACCTCGCCGTGGCGGTCTATCACGCTACGCGCTCCTTTCCGGCAGACGAGCGCTTCGGAATCACGGCTGAATTGCGTAAGACAGCGCGATCCATTGCCTACAACATCGCCGAAGGGTACAAGCGGCCCACGAAAGCCGACTACTTGCGCTTTCTGGGGATTGCGGCTGGCTCAGGAGGAGAGCTCGAGACCCAGCTTCTACTCGCCTCGCGCCTGGCCTACCTTACAAGCGACCAGTCCGGCGAACTCCTCGATCGCTGCTATGAAGTAGAGCGGATGCTCGGTGCTCTCGTTCGTTCCCTAAACCCTAAACCCTAA
- a CDS encoding biotin--[acetyl-CoA-carboxylase] ligase, translated as MAFMPPDLANLPSLLRQRGLTVGTPLTVLEETTSTNDEAKRAAKNGATHGATWMSERQTAGRGRQGRQWVSPPGENILLSMLARVACPPRRLPLLSLVVGLAARDAVARSAPQADVRVKWPNDVVIDGRKVCGILVEAQFAASQVEALILGVGMNVHTRAFPDEIRELATSVALHAPEPPSRATLVVDLFEALERDLPLVAARGLAPVHARLEAVDALRGKRVRSDQDVAGIAEGIDDEGRLMVRRDDGVLERFVAGEVHLLR; from the coding sequence ATGGCCTTCATGCCGCCCGATCTGGCAAACCTTCCATCCCTCTTGCGTCAGCGCGGCCTCACCGTGGGAACGCCGCTCACCGTCCTCGAGGAGACGACGTCCACCAACGACGAAGCGAAGCGCGCCGCCAAAAATGGGGCGACGCACGGCGCGACGTGGATGAGCGAACGACAAACCGCGGGGCGCGGTCGGCAAGGGCGGCAATGGGTCTCGCCGCCCGGAGAGAACATTCTCCTGTCCATGTTGGCGCGTGTGGCGTGTCCGCCGCGGCGACTCCCGCTCCTGTCGCTCGTCGTCGGCCTGGCTGCGCGCGATGCGGTGGCGCGTTCGGCGCCCCAGGCGGACGTTCGCGTGAAGTGGCCCAACGACGTGGTGATCGATGGCCGCAAGGTGTGCGGCATCCTGGTCGAAGCTCAGTTTGCGGCGAGCCAAGTGGAAGCGTTGATCCTCGGCGTCGGCATGAACGTGCACACGCGCGCATTCCCCGACGAGATCCGGGAGCTGGCTACCTCGGTGGCGCTTCACGCGCCCGAGCCTCCGAGCCGCGCGACCCTCGTGGTGGATCTTTTCGAGGCACTCGAACGCGATCTTCCTTTGGTTGCGGCGCGGGGGCTCGCACCGGTGCATGCGCGTCTCGAGGCCGTCGATGCGCTCCGCGGAAAGCGTGTTCGCAGCGATCAAGACGTTGCAGGCATCGCCGAAGGCATCGATGACGAAGGTCGTCTCATGGTTCGGCGCGATGACGGGGTTCTCGAACGTTTCGTCGCTGGAGAAGTGCATCTCCTCCGATAG